From one Sphaeramia orbicularis chromosome 9, fSphaOr1.1, whole genome shotgun sequence genomic stretch:
- the f2rl2 gene encoding proteinase-activated receptor 3: MADLIHGLLICLMAVDTIQHDGNKTKISTNNSTELRPKTFKASTNKSNHTKTQRVTPLDSSTTPSLDVSPEDPATAYATGSFSTWVIPSSYILAMLVGIPSNAYILAFLRVKIKAKSLSTVVLYLNLALSDLLLLLSLALRVHYHFNRNNWIFGEYSCRLITALFYGNVYCSSQTIACISLKRYLAVVKPFLYRQLAKTSLSTWTCLIVWFLFGATIVPELVVKQTYPVPNLGITTCHDILPLDEKSHSLLVPYRLILVCLGFIVPFLICIYAHVAVIYHLGQSGCDWRPFIRVSTLVFIIFVLCFSPSGILHMSHYIHLISSGDDRLYGYYRVAVCLCCFHSCLDPFLCILMSKTTASDLQFISLRGITPRPALMM, from the exons ATGGCTGACCTTATACATGGACTACTCATCTGTCTGATGGCAGTGGACACCATTCAACATGACG gaaataaaacaaagatatcAACCAATAATTCAACTGAACTGAGGCCAAAAACCTTCAAGGCAAGCACAAACAAATCCAATCACACAAAAACCCAGCGGGTGACTCCACTGGATTCCAGCACAACCCCGTCACTAGATGTGAGCCCAGAGGATCCTGCAACAGCCTATGCCACCGGTTCCTTCAGTACTTGGGTCATACCTTCATCATACATTCTGGCCATGCTGGTAGGCATCCCCTCCAACGCCTACATTCTGGCATTTCTACGAGTCAAGATCAAGGCGAAGTCCTTGTCCACGGTGGTCCTTTACCTGAACCTGGCTTTGTCTGACCTGCTGCTCCTGCTTTCTCTGGCACTGCGTGTTCACTATCACTTCAATAGAAACAACTGGATATTTGGGGAATACTCCTGTCGGCTGATCACTGCTTTGTTTTATGGCAATGTTTACTGTTCCTCTCAGACTATTGCATGTATCAGTCTCAAACGCTACCTGGCAGTGGTCAAGCCGTTCTTATACAGACAGCTGGCTAAGACTTCCCTTTCAACGTGGACTTGCCTTATTGTATGGTTCCTGTTTGGGGCCACTATTGTTCCCGAACTTGTGGTCAAGCAAACCTACCCGGTTCCTAACCTGGGAATCACCACCTGCCATGACATACTTCCACTAGATGAGAAATCCCATTCCCTGTTGGTGCCATACAGACTGATACTGGTGTGTCTGGGATTCATTGTTCCATTCCTCATCTGTATCTACGCCCATGTGGCCGTCATATACCACCTAGGGCAATCAGGTTGTGACTGGAGACCATTTATCAGGGTTAGCACTCTGGTTTTCATCATCTTTGTGTTATGCTTCTCACCCAGTGGCATTTTGCACATGTCTCACTACATTCACCTAATTTCCAGTGGAGACGACAGACTGTACGGATACTACAGAGTGGCAGTGTGTCTCTGCTGCTTCCACAGTTGTCTGGATCCCTTCCTGTGTATCCTTATGTCCAAAACGACAGCCTCTGATCTACAATTTATTTCTCTCCGTGGGATAACGCCAAGACCAGCATTAATGATGTGA